A genomic window from Candidatus Eremiobacteraceae bacterium includes:
- a CDS encoding Uma2 family endonuclease translates to MREGSMLANMALSERDLIAVQAVYPDKRVELRDGKIIIMSPSGDFSEAVAFELAARLREWVRPRKLGFILTSSAGLRLPNGDIVAPDVSFVSKERMRIPPPGFAEVVPELVVEVKSPSDRIAELEEKLALLRSFEAQVVVLVDPEQRTVTVDAVGQPRRILTNADTIDLPALLPGWSTRISELWPEPL, encoded by the coding sequence GTGCGTGAGGGTAGTATGCTTGCGAACATGGCGCTCAGCGAACGAGATCTTATCGCCGTCCAGGCTGTCTACCCGGACAAGCGCGTCGAGCTGCGCGACGGCAAGATCATCATCATGAGCCCGTCCGGCGACTTCTCCGAAGCCGTCGCTTTCGAATTGGCAGCGCGCCTTCGTGAATGGGTGCGACCGCGCAAGCTTGGTTTTATCCTGACTTCAAGCGCCGGCTTGCGTCTTCCCAACGGCGACATTGTCGCGCCTGACGTGTCGTTCGTGTCGAAAGAACGCATGCGAATCCCTCCACCCGGCTTTGCAGAGGTCGTGCCAGAGTTGGTGGTCGAGGTGAAATCGCCCTCGGACCGCATCGCCGAGCTCGAGGAGAAACTGGCTCTCTTGCGATCGTTCGAGGCCCAAGTCGTCGTGCTCGTCGATCCGGAGCAACGAACGGTCACAGTCGACGCCGTCGGGCAGCCGCGACGCATCCTCACGAACGCCGATACGATTGATCTGCCCGCGCTGCTGCCGGGTTGGTCCACGCGCATATCGGAGCTCTGGCCAGAACCGCTCTGA